Proteins encoded in a region of the Chlamydiota bacterium genome:
- a CDS encoding AAA family ATPase translates to MRKLYRKFKIFFMNHWVAFLVTFLTILLIALSIWGLYSLESFYRNMTLASLPIQLLMVALNAVIFVYIYAATFRGGFSQMKKEKVKANEVNVHFDEVIGIDEAKEEAWEVVQLIKDRTKLKQIGGKILRGLLMIGPPGCGKTLLAKAIATEAGLPFLSISGSEFVEVFVGVGASRVRKLFQKAKKLAYAHGGCIIFIDEMDAIGRKRHFFAMGGGQETDSTLNQLLVELDGLSGAGNIVVLGATNAVEGVMDEALLRPGRFDRKIYISKPGLAGREKLFKFYLDKVKYDPTMDVPRLSRRSVGLSPAEVESLIKEAALIATRDKREVVTYKDMTSAMERLYLGVKIKRDVPPIEKMETAYHEAGHLIVLYILHPTDDVFKASIANRKDTLGVVYPMPREDLRSHDRNKVLADIKVSLGGYAAEKIKFGATTTGVSGDFRNAMHIAHRMVWEIGMGKKGYVGDYTVIPESQLADQMKIELNQDVKNIMDDCLKEVEDLLKSEMNLLDRFANELIQKEELEYDEIEAIFKEFGKDQGLAAKEQRYAPQNPI, encoded by the coding sequence TATTCCTTGGAGTCTTTTTACAGAAATATGACGCTGGCCAGTCTCCCTATTCAGCTTTTAATGGTGGCCTTAAATGCGGTCATTTTTGTGTATATTTATGCCGCGACATTTAGGGGTGGTTTTTCCCAGATGAAAAAGGAAAAGGTGAAAGCCAATGAGGTTAATGTTCATTTTGATGAGGTGATTGGAATTGATGAAGCGAAAGAAGAAGCATGGGAAGTGGTTCAGCTGATCAAAGACAGAACAAAGTTAAAACAGATTGGAGGAAAGATTTTAAGAGGTCTTTTGATGATTGGTCCTCCAGGATGCGGAAAAACCTTACTGGCTAAAGCGATTGCGACTGAAGCAGGTTTACCTTTTCTATCTATATCTGGGAGTGAGTTTGTTGAAGTTTTTGTGGGTGTTGGAGCGAGCCGTGTTCGCAAACTTTTTCAGAAGGCGAAAAAATTAGCTTATGCGCATGGTGGATGTATTATTTTCATTGATGAAATGGACGCCATTGGGCGTAAAAGGCACTTTTTTGCCATGGGAGGCGGTCAGGAAACAGACAGTACGCTGAATCAGCTTTTGGTCGAACTCGATGGTTTATCTGGAGCGGGAAATATTGTGGTCTTGGGCGCAACCAATGCTGTGGAAGGCGTTATGGACGAAGCCCTTTTGAGACCTGGCCGTTTTGACCGGAAAATTTATATTTCTAAGCCGGGTCTTGCAGGAAGGGAAAAACTTTTCAAATTCTATTTGGATAAAGTGAAATATGACCCGACCATGGATGTTCCAAGATTGTCAAGGAGATCGGTAGGATTAAGTCCTGCAGAAGTAGAAAGCCTTATTAAGGAAGCGGCTCTGATTGCGACGCGTGATAAGCGGGAAGTTGTCACTTATAAAGATATGACGAGTGCAATGGAGAGGCTTTATTTGGGGGTCAAGATTAAACGTGATGTTCCTCCCATTGAGAAAATGGAAACGGCCTATCATGAAGCAGGTCATTTAATTGTTCTTTATATTTTGCATCCGACGGATGATGTTTTTAAAGCCTCCATTGCCAATCGTAAAGATACTTTGGGAGTGGTCTATCCCATGCCCAGGGAGGATCTTCGCTCTCACGATCGAAATAAGGTTTTAGCAGATATTAAGGTGAGTCTAGGGGGGTATGCTGCTGAGAAAATTAAGTTCGGTGCAACGACCACAGGGGTCAGTGGTGATTTTCGTAATGCGATGCATATTGCTCACCGAATGGTTTGGGAAATTGGAATGGGGAAAAAGGGATATGTTGGGGATTATACCGTTATTCCAGAATCTCAGCTTGCGGATCAGATGAAAATTGAATTGAACCAAGATGTTAAAAATATCATGGATGATTGCCTTAAAGAGGTTGAGGATCTTCTTAAGTCTGAAATGAATCTCTTGGATCGATTTGCAAATGAATTGATCCAAAAGGAAGAATTAGAATACGATGAGATTGAAGCGATTTTTAAGGAGTTTGGTAAGGATCAGGGACTTGCAGCCAAGGAGCAGCGATACGCACCCCAAAATCCGATTTAG